In the genome of Gammaproteobacteria bacterium, the window GATCATTTGAAGAGTTGGACATGGTGTTTCTCCTGCGTGGAATGAACACCGGGTCACACCTCCTTCCCGGCCGGGAAAGAGGATGCTTTCCCGGCTGGGGTTGTGAAAAATTACGAATGTCAGAGCAGGCCACGTTCAGCGAACGACACGCTCTCACCACCGGAAACCACGAAGTGGTCGAGTACTCGCACATCGACCAGTGCCAGTGCCTCTTTCAGCCGGCGGGTGAGCATTTCGTCCGCACGGCTGGGCTCCGCGACTCCGGAGGGGTGATTGTGGAAAAAGACCATAGCGGCCGCGTTCACCTCCATGGCTTGTTGCACGACGACGCGCGGATGAACCGAAGCACCGTCGATGGTGCCCTGAAACAACTCACGCACAGCGATGATCCGATGCCGGTTATCCAGAAACAGACATCCGAATACCTCGTTTCGGTAGTCGGCCAGACGAAGACGCAGAAAATTCCGTGTCTCGACCGGACTGCTCAAGGTTCTCCCGGCGCGATGCTTGATCGCCAATACGTTCATCGCCAACATCACCACTGATTGCTTCTCCACGTCGTTGAGCTCCGACGGCTTCAGACCGGCGAACCGGTCGTCCGTACTCTTCATGACTGATCTCCTCGAATAGACCGGGAGACCAGACCCGCGGGGGGATGATCCCCCGAGGCAGGTTGGAAGGTGGCCGGGTAACTGAGTTACCCGACCGGATGTGGACTTACGCAGCGCTCTCTTGCTCCGTATAGAACGGCTGGCCGTCGACCTTGGCCCATGACACGCGAAGCAACCGGGACTTCAGACTGACTCCGGTCTCGCCGGCCTTGTCGCCGTTCTTGAAAGTGAAGGGTTCCGCATACAGATCACTGAGCGTGAATCCGATGAGCACCTTCAACTTGCCCTCCACAGCCGACTTGAGCTGGCGCACGATTTCCTGCGCCTTCTTGCCGGACACGGGACACTCAAAATGCGTGTACTGGACGTTGTCGACACTGCCGCGAAGGGCAGCGATGGTGACACTCAGAAAAGGAGTCCCCTCTTCCGGCGTCACCTCCCGGACACGGTTGAGATAACCGATGCCGTTGATGTGAAGATCGAAATACTTGCTGCTTTCGTTGTTGGACATAGTGCTTACTCCTTCAGGTTGCTTTCATCCGGAGCAAGCGCGACCCTGGCGGGAAGGCTTACCCGGCAGGGTTGGTGAAAAACGGAAACGATGACGTTTCCTTGAAGCTGGACCGAGGCTTTCGCCACGGCGCCTGTTGCACGATCCTAAGGCGCCTTGTTTGTCACTGAGACCGCAGTGACCACGTATAAAACCGGTCAGGCAACGTCCGACTCTTCACAGACGTATTGCAGATACTTCAACATCCCGCGCGCGTTGGCGAAGGCCGGGTGTTCGGCGATGGCCTGGTTGGGAAACCAATCGGCGATATGTTCCACCAAGGCAACGGTGCCACCGCCGACGAACACTATCCGATCCAGTTCCACGCCCAGCCCGAGTTGGCGACGGCTCTCGGCATAGAGCCGTTCCACCAGCTCCCGCTTGGCGGCGTCCACCAGTGCCGCGACATCGTGATCCTTGCCGTGCAAACGTACGACGCCGCGTTCGACGGCCGATGACACCAGCTGCTCGCCCACGTTCTCGAGGTCGAAGCGTTCCTGGATGCCGTTGGCCACCTGCTGTTTCACGTCCAACATGCCGCCCTGTAAGGAACCCGACGATGCGTGGACGACGCCCTGGTCCTTCACGACCACGTAGTCGGTGGTGCGCCCGCCGATGTCCACGACGGCGATCGGGACCGACAAGCGCGCTTCATCAAGAATGACATCATTGGCTTGGGTGACGATGACGTAGTCGTACCACGCGGCCAGCGCCTCCGGGATCACCTCGTGGAACGCGATCGCGGCCGGCAGCCGCTCCGACTTCGGTTGCACCGCCTGCTTCAAGCTGAGGCGCTTCTTCTCGATGGTGTCGCGACGCTGCTCACCGTTCTTCTTGTAGAAGGCGCTGACGGGGAGTCCGGAGACCGCATGAATGGAGCGGCCGGACAGCCCGGCTTCCTGGAGGGCATGCTGTACGATGACGCGGTTCAGTCCCGAGGTGGGATAGCCCTCGAAATGCGTGGGCGCACCGTCGACGGCGCCCACCGCATACATCGCCCCTTCGGTTTCGTACTCGAAGATGCGCTGCCGGCCGTTATCGATCCAAGTGACGCCAGACTTGCCGACCCTGGCCCGCGAGGGAATGGCGATCAGCCTGCCATCCGGCAGGGCCACCTTGGTAAAGGCGTAACCGTCATCGAGACCCACCTGGATGGGCGACACCGTATTGGATTCTGTCATCATTTCTCCTCCGTTCTTGTCTCGTCTTTTATGCAACCAGCCTCAACCAATCACCTTTCTCAAGCCGGCGAAGGGCTTAGCCTGACCCGCTGCGGTGTTCACTTCGACCGCCGCCGGCGTCGCCGCGGTCTCGATGACGCGTGGAGCCGATGGTTGCGCCAACCAGGCGGCAAACGCGGTTCGCGGTTGCCTCGTTGACACGCCTTGGCCTTGTGGTGGTCTCATCGGTTGCGGAACAACCTCGTCCTGTACCACCCGCAACGATTGGCATTCCTGGCGAAAGCCCTGCACCAAGAGCCCGCGCAGCCACTCTTGACGCCGGACTTCCGGAATTCGCTCCAGCCGGTTCAGGATCAGGGCCTCAAACGCCACCCGCGGGTCGAGCAGAAGTGCGATACGTTTGCCTGCTGTCGACTTAGTCATACGGCTTCGGCCCTACCGGCATTGACCGTGTGTTCGCAGGAGTATGGCGGGAAACGCGTTGCATACCAGCGAAAACTAAGTGCTACCGGTGACGTCGTTTACCGCCGCGGCGATATCCGCTTTTGGTGCGGAGTCAACGGGACTCAGACGGATGTGCTTGGCAGCCTCTTCGGGAAATCGGACTTTGCGCGGCGCAAGTGGTGCCTGGTGTGCTCCGTTCAACACGCCGTCCGGAACTTCGCCCATGACCTGCCGGGCGCGACTCGCGTTGGCGGTGCCCTGTTGGAGTGTCGCGCGATCGACGTTGAGGAAGTGATAGCCTTGCGGTACTGCGAACGCACCTCGGATCTTGCGCGCACATGTATTGAGCGAGCCCTCCATCGTGGCGCCGGTCAGCAGTCCCACATGGTGGGCGGTCAACAGCGTGCGCACAAACCTGTCGTACTCGGCGATCAACTGGGCGCCTCGGTAGGCGTAGGGATTGGCAAACTGGAGCGCGATCCGAAACGGCTTCATCGACTCCGCCACGGCCACTTCCAAAGCGGTGAGCTGTTCGAGCTGCGCGTCCAACGCGGCCTGTTCGTTCTTGACCAGGTCGTGCACCCGTTCGAGCGCCTCGTGCACCTTGACCAACCACCAATCGGCATAGGGATCGTCATTGCGTGCCGCTTGCCAGATCACACGCAGCCGATCGGCAAAGCCCACCAGCCCGATGATCGCCGGTTTGTCGGCATTGCCGTTGCGCCCCCGGATCAGCCGTTGCGCTTGCCGGGTCTGGACCGTTAGCCACACCTGCCCACGCAGCGCACCCGGCCCGGCGTCGACCCTCGCGTCTTCCGGGTGTTGCTCGGCTCGCTGATCTGGTTCTGACTTACCGGAACTCATTTGGCATATCCTTCATCCTGGTGAATGAGTCCTCCATCAATCCATGACGGGAGCCGACCGACAAGAATTTATTCCTTCACGGTTCGGTGTGGTTGACGCCGGGAAGCGATTCGGGGAGGGGATACTGAGAGTGGTTACACTGTAACCACTGCAGTTCGGGTATAGGTCAGCCCGACTCGTCGTCGGTCTGAGGACGCGCCGGCATGTTGAGCGACTTGCGTAGCTCGGCAAGTTGTCTTTGACCTGAGGCTCTGGAATTTTCGCAACGCTTCGCTTCTGCCGGACTTTGTTCCTGTTGCTTCAGGTGTCTCTCACGCGCCTTCTCCCGCTCGATGCGTTCGTCGCGCACCTTGATGCCGAGGTTGGACACAAACTTGCCTTTGTTTGAGGCGCGACACAGGAAATGCAGGAAGCGTATTTCGTCGTACACCGGTTTCATGCCCTTCTGTTCCGAACGAAACCGGCCTTCCAGCTCATCGAGGATGGACTGGCGTGCAGTGGCAGGTACGGATTTCAAGTAACGATCCGCCACTGCGCGCTGGTTGTCTGTGAGGCGCTTGGGGTAGATCAGGGGCGGCTCCTCATCCAATGGCCCTACGATTTTTTTCTCGCCAGTGGTTTTTGTAGTTGTAGTTGTATTTTTATTTATATAACTACTACTACCCGACTTTGAATTTTGAGGGTTCGAAATTTGAAGCTGGGTTTCCTCCGCCTTTGAATTTTGGTCCCGGTGATCCGTACCGTCTTCCCCGACCACGTTGCGCAGTTGCGTCATCACCTTTGCGCTGAAGGCAAAATAGCGCCGCGGTGAATCCTGCTGGATCGCCTCGGCCGCTTGCAGGCGACGTTCGAGCGGATGGATTTTGGCGCAGATATCGAGGCCCTCCTGGATGTCCTCGTCGATGGTATCCAAAACCCCCTTGGCGACCAGGCGCACGCGCGCGTGATGATGCCCGAGCGACTGCTGCAGGAACTGCATATAGTCCGGGTCCAGATGCAGGGCGTCCGCCAATGGCAGAGGTTCGTCGTGCAGTGCATAGACGTTACCGCGGAAGCGGCCGCTTGCCTCCCGCAGCCGCGCGCACAAGGTCAGCCAACGCGTGGCGCGCAGAATGGCGATGGCCCGCGAGATGGTCGATGTGGAGGAGACGTTGGTTTTCTTGGCGAGATGCTCGTAGCTGGGGAACGCCGTGCTGCCGCCGGTCTCCTGGGCCTGCAGCATGATGACCATCCACACCAGCTTGTCCACGGGTTCGAGCACGGGGTCTTGCACTACCAGCGTGGGGAACGCCTGATGGCGGTTCCCCATGAACAGCATGGTATCGGACTGTTTGCTACCCGATTCCTGTTGTGCGCGTTCGACGGTCGCCTGTATCAGTGCATCCAGTGCGTGGGTCTCGGGCCGGAGTCCGCGAGAACCCTCACCCATCCGAACAGGCTCGCTCCACAGGGTCGTGACTGCTTCGACCCGTCAAGTCACCGTATTGATTCCAGCGTTGCGTCAAGTTCCATATGGCCCGCATTGAGATACCGGTTTCACGGTGGATGGCGAGATACTCGTTCGGTGCGAGCGGACCATCTTCTTCGTGTTCCGCCCGTTGGACCCAAGCGTTCCAGAGCTTGTGCGTGCTCGCTTCATCGGGTTCCGCCGGCCGGCCGACCGAGGGATCGACAGTCAACATGCGACGCAGGCGCGTGTATTCGCGGGAACCTAAACCGAACAGCGTCTGCATCATCTCCAACGGTGCGTCGGCGGCGATGAGCACTTGTTGCAGTTCCTCGGATTCGCGCTGCCGCCGCAGATGCTCGATCATGGGCCAGTACACGTCCCGATTGAGAACGATATCCAGGCAATGGGCGCGCAAGGACTCGACACGATAGAGGTCGGCCAAGTTCATCTCGCGCAACGCCTCGATTTCGCGTGGGCCGAAATTCATGTTGCGCAACGCGGCTTGATCCCCTTCGGCCAGGCAGCGGATCGCGTACATCAGCACGGCCGTGATCAAACCGGATTCCTTGGTTCCGTCCATCGCGCCTACTCCCAGAGCCGGACCTGCGAGGCCTCCGCCGCACGGTGAATGCGACGGTAGGTGTCCATCAGGTTGAGCAGATCCTGCCAGTCCTGCTCGCCGAGTTGACGCCAGAGCCGATAGCCGGTATGCCCCGGGTCCAGGGTCCAGACGCTGTTGAAGAGCAGACCGGCATCCTGATTCTCGAGCGCCTGGCGCAAGATCGAGTCGTCAGACAAGGTGGCGATAACGGCATCCAGTGGCGCCACGGTCATCTCCGCGCAAGCCGCCAGGTGCCACCACAACATGGAGACCTGGCCAAGCGTGTCAGCGTCCAACTGATCGGCCAACGACGAATCCGGTACGTCACGGAGGATGAATCCGAGTCCCTTGCCGGACAGAGGCACGACCAGGCCGCCGATGCCATTGCGTTGCGCAAGGCGCGCGGCCAGTGTCCAGGCTCGGGCACGTAATGATTTGAGATCCGTGGAAGCGGGTTGGCTGGGCGTGATCGAACTTACGATGGAGCCCGCCTCTGACTCTATAGGGTTAGACGGCTGCTCCTCTGAGTCTTCCTCCGATGGATCGGGCGCGATGACAAGTGATGGTCGTTGCGGTGGAGGCACTTCACCCTTGGATACTTTATCCGCGTTGTTGCCGCGTGAGTCACCAGGCGTCTTGCCCTTTGCAGCACTTATTGGTTTTGCCGTATCGGCATTAGACGAAGGGACTCGTTCTTCTGGTGTGTCAGAGTCACGGTCGCTCTCAAGGACCGGGGTTTCGACCTCACGTCCCAAAAGCTGCGCGTCCAGTTCGACGCGAATGGCCTGGATGCTCACCTCGAGCTCTTCAGCAATCTCAATCTCAACGGCATTGCGCAATAGTTCGAGATCCCACTCGGGACCGTCGTATCGTTCACACAATGCCGCGAACACTGCATCGAAGGATTCGTCATCACCCAGCTTGCGTTTTTTCCAGAGGGCGCGCGCCGCTCGGTCCAGGGCTCGAATGCGCTCCACCTGCGGTCGGCCGAGACCCGACTTCAGTGCCTGGGGAATCACCGGGAGCAAGGTGTGAACCGCATAGCCCATCTGAGAGATCAGCCCGTGACTCAAGCTGTAGCCGCGGTCTCGGAGTATCGTTTCGAGACGACGCTGCGAAAGCTCATCGATGCCCATCTCCTCTTCCAGGAGCCCCTTGGCCTCGAAGACGGCCTGGGCCTTGTCGATGAAACTCAGTCCGCCGCGCAGATCGTTTTCCCTGAGATGCGCCAGCAGCACATCCGACTCTTCGCGCCACGGTTTGAACAGGCAATCAACCCACTGGAATCGCTCGTCGCCCGTTTCCTGGTACAACGCCTGCAGGATGTGCAACCGTGTGTTGCCGCCGGCGCCGACGACGTAGTCGGTTTCGTCGGGTCGGCACGTGACCACCAAGGGCTGATCCATGCCATCGGCCCGGATGGAGGATTTGATGCGGTCGTATTCCGGATTCTCACTACGACGCGGATTGCGTTCATAGTGGTTGATACGACGCACATCCAGCTTTACCGTCGTGGCCGCGTCACGGGTGCCCGGTTCCTGCATGGCGCTAGAGTCTGGGATAGCCATTGACTGCACCCTAAATGTCAGCCAGCTCGGGGGACATCCCCACCAGAAGCGACGCGATATTGGGATCTTTGCATGCGAGGTCGCGAACATGTCTCGAATACGGCTGGTTGCCGCTGGAAACTTCGTTTAACACCACTTTCTCCTTCATGAACTTCTTCCCTGCGGATGTTAGTGGCCTGGACAGAAATGAACGTTTCCGAAAGCACGTCCCGGTCGAGCTGCTTTCATACTTGATTCGTCAACCTGTGGGCGGTATGACCCTCAATTGTGAACCAGGTCGGTTGGAGTGATGGCGTATGCTGGAAACTATGTGGAAAGGTCGCTGCTGAATGCGGGGTTTCTAGCTAATTCCCATGTGACCAGGCCAATACAATCATTGCATCGAAAACGATGAAGCCATGGAACAAGTATGAATCAGATCGAAATACTACTGGATGCGATCAACAACCTTTCCCCGCGTATCCCGATTACGGTGGACTTATGGACGGTGAAAGAGATCGCCGCTTATTTGAAGCGCTCTGAAGCGGTCGTACGTGACCGGATTACCGCCCTCCCCGGGTTTCCTCAGGCCATCAGGCTTCCGGTCGCCGGCAGTAAACGCCGTGGGCAACCCTTGTGGAAGGCCAAGGAAGTGATCGCCTGGACTGAGAAACATCAGGAAAATCGTGTCGCCTAATCGAGCTTATCGGACAGGTCCTTCACTGAAGGAGCGAAATAGACGTTCTGCAATACCCGAAGATCACGGTGCCCGCTGATCCGGGCAAACTCCATCACACCAAAGACTCTCGACAGACGTGTCAAGGCCTCACCGTGCGTGTGAGCGTGGCGTACTTCAAGAAGTATCTGTAATCGCCGCCGCTCATCGACACGCACCGGCGGGCTTTCAATAACGAAAGCCCGCACCTGTCTGCCCGCTTTTCCGGGTTTTTCTCGCACGAGCCGCCGTTAGTATGGACTGTGTATCAAAGCACGGTGGAGCACGTGAACTCATGAGGCAACCGACAATCGCACACCAACCCCCACTTTGGGTATTCATCGCGTATGCCTGAGCATCACACAATCCGAATCGAAAGAAAGCCAGCGGTGTTAAATCGAACCGGGATGAGTCACGCGACCCTCTATCGTCGAATCAGTGAAGGCTTGTTCCCTCCTGGGGTTTCCCTTGGTAATCGTTCTGTCGGCTGGCTGGCCCATGAAGTGGATACCATGTTAAATGCATTTGCCTCGGGAAAAACAACAGAGGAACTTCAAGCCGTGGTAAAACTTCTCATTGAAAAACGGCAGAATCTGGCAGCTTGAGTGATTGTTTGTCACCAATAAGCTGATTGAGCTCAGACTCGAGCGATAGACCTTGTCAAATGGGGTCGCGCGCCCTATCCGTCTGACAGTGGTTCAGAACGGCCACTATCAGACCTTCAGAAGGTAGTGTTCAGAATTCTGTGTCATTTCATTATCATTAACGCAAAAGGAATGACACATGGCAATACAAAAAACCCAGTTCGATATGGACGCAGCCCTCAAAGCGCTGCGTGAAGGTAAAGATCTCACCGGCAAAGATGGTGTACTGACGCCTCTGATCAAGCAGCTCACCGAGGCCGCCCTGCACGCGGAACGTGACTGTCACCTGGCGGAGGACGACACGCCCAACCGCAAAAATGGCAGCACATCCAAGACGGTCAAAAGTCCGATCGGCAGCTTTGAACTGCACACACCCCGTGACCGTGCAGGCACCTTTGAGCCACAGCTGATCAAGAAACACCAGACCCATCTGACCGATGAGCTGGAGCGCAAGATCCTCGCACTGTTCTCACTGGGAATGAGCTACCAGGATATCCGTGCCAACATTAAAGACCTCTACGGCATTGAGATTTCCAATGGTACGCTGAACGCCATCACCGACAGGCTGATACCGGAACTACAGGCCTGGCGTGAACGCGACCTCGATGCGATCTACCCCATCGTCTGGCTCGATGCCATTCACTACAAGATCAAGGAAAACGGACGCTACGTCAGCAAGGCCATCTACACCTTGCTCGGGCTGAACATCGAGGGCAAGAAGGAGCTGCTCGGCCTGTACCTGTCTGACCAGGAAGGCGCACACCACTGGCTGAGTGTGCTCACCGACCTGCACAATCGTGGCGTCAAGGACATCCTGATCGCCTGTGTCGATGGCCTGAAAGGCTTCCCTGAGGCCATCGAGAGCATCTACCCCGACACTGAAATCCAGCACTGCATCATCCATCAGATCCGCAACTCGATGAAGTATGTGGCCTCGAAAAATCAGAAGGCCTTCATGGCCGATCTGAAGTGCGTTTACAAAGCCGCCACCCTCAACGCCGCTGAAACAGCACTGGATGATCTGGAGGCCAAATGGGGCGAGAAATACCCGATGGTCATCCAGTCCTGGCGCAGCAAATGGCCGACGCTGTCAGCCTACTTCAAATACCCGGAGTACGTCCGCACCGCCATCTACACGACGAATGCCGTCGAGGCGGTGCATCGCCAGTTCCGAAAACTGACCAAGACCAAGGGCGGCTTCGCTAACGAGAACAGTTTACTCAAGCTCCTTTACGCCGGTATATTGAAGGCCTCAGAGCGCTGGACGCATCCCATACAGAACTGGAACCTGACGCTATCGCAGCTGACGATTCACTTCCCCGGCAGACTGGGTGCTTACATCAGCCTCTGATGACGA includes:
- a CDS encoding DUF3577 domain-containing protein, with the protein product MSNNESSKYFDLHINGIGYLNRVREVTPEEGTPFLSVTIAALRGSVDNVQYTHFECPVSGKKAQEIVRQLKSAVEGKLKVLIGFTLSDLYAEPFTFKNGDKAGETGVSLKSRLLRVSWAKVDGQPFYTEQESAA
- a CDS encoding helix-turn-helix domain-containing protein translates to MGEGSRGLRPETHALDALIQATVERAQQESGSKQSDTMLFMGNRHQAFPTLVVQDPVLEPVDKLVWMVIMLQAQETGGSTAFPSYEHLAKKTNVSSTSTISRAIAILRATRWLTLCARLREASGRFRGNVYALHDEPLPLADALHLDPDYMQFLQQSLGHHHARVRLVAKGVLDTIDEDIQEGLDICAKIHPLERRLQAAEAIQQDSPRRYFAFSAKVMTQLRNVVGEDGTDHRDQNSKAEETQLQISNPQNSKSGSSSYINKNTTTTTKTTGEKKIVGPLDEEPPLIYPKRLTDNQRAVADRYLKSVPATARQSILDELEGRFRSEQKGMKPVYDEIRFLHFLCRASNKGKFVSNLGIKVRDERIEREKARERHLKQQEQSPAEAKRCENSRASGQRQLAELRKSLNMPARPQTDDESG
- a CDS encoding TIGR03761 family integrating conjugative element protein yields the protein MSSGKSEPDQRAEQHPEDARVDAGPGALRGQVWLTVQTRQAQRLIRGRNGNADKPAIIGLVGFADRLRVIWQAARNDDPYADWWLVKVHEALERVHDLVKNEQAALDAQLEQLTALEVAVAESMKPFRIALQFANPYAYRGAQLIAEYDRFVRTLLTAHHVGLLTGATMEGSLNTCARKIRGAFAVPQGYHFLNVDRATLQQGTANASRARQVMGEVPDGVLNGAHQAPLAPRKVRFPEEAAKHIRLSPVDSAPKADIAAAVNDVTGST
- a CDS encoding ParM/StbA family protein, yielding MMTESNTVSPIQVGLDDGYAFTKVALPDGRLIAIPSRARVGKSGVTWIDNGRQRIFEYETEGAMYAVGAVDGAPTHFEGYPTSGLNRVIVQHALQEAGLSGRSIHAVSGLPVSAFYKKNGEQRRDTIEKKRLSLKQAVQPKSERLPAAIAFHEVIPEALAAWYDYVIVTQANDVILDEARLSVPIAVVDIGGRTTDYVVVKDQGVVHASSGSLQGGMLDVKQQVANGIQERFDLENVGEQLVSSAVERGVVRLHGKDHDVAALVDAAKRELVERLYAESRRQLGLGVELDRIVFVGGGTVALVEHIADWFPNQAIAEHPAFANARGMLKYLQYVCEESDVA
- a CDS encoding AlpA family phage regulatory protein; this translates as MPEHHTIRIERKPAVLNRTGMSHATLYRRISEGLFPPGVSLGNRSVGWLAHEVDTMLNAFASGKTTEELQAVVKLLIEKRQNLAA
- a CDS encoding IS256 family transposase, producing the protein MAIQKTQFDMDAALKALREGKDLTGKDGVLTPLIKQLTEAALHAERDCHLAEDDTPNRKNGSTSKTVKSPIGSFELHTPRDRAGTFEPQLIKKHQTHLTDELERKILALFSLGMSYQDIRANIKDLYGIEISNGTLNAITDRLIPELQAWRERDLDAIYPIVWLDAIHYKIKENGRYVSKAIYTLLGLNIEGKKELLGLYLSDQEGAHHWLSVLTDLHNRGVKDILIACVDGLKGFPEAIESIYPDTEIQHCIIHQIRNSMKYVASKNQKAFMADLKCVYKAATLNAAETALDDLEAKWGEKYPMVIQSWRSKWPTLSAYFKYPEYVRTAIYTTNAVEAVHRQFRKLTKTKGGFANENSLLKLLYAGILKASERWTHPIQNWNLTLSQLTIHFPGRLGAYISL
- a CDS encoding DUF2857 domain-containing protein; translation: MDGTKESGLITAVLMYAIRCLAEGDQAALRNMNFGPREIEALREMNLADLYRVESLRAHCLDIVLNRDVYWPMIEHLRRQRESEELQQVLIAADAPLEMMQTLFGLGSREYTRLRRMLTVDPSVGRPAEPDEASTHKLWNAWVQRAEHEEDGPLAPNEYLAIHRETGISMRAIWNLTQRWNQYGDLTGRSSHDPVERACSDG
- a CDS encoding chromosome partitioning protein ParB, translated to MQEPGTRDAATTVKLDVRRINHYERNPRRSENPEYDRIKSSIRADGMDQPLVVTCRPDETDYVVGAGGNTRLHILQALYQETGDERFQWVDCLFKPWREESDVLLAHLRENDLRGGLSFIDKAQAVFEAKGLLEEEMGIDELSQRRLETILRDRGYSLSHGLISQMGYAVHTLLPVIPQALKSGLGRPQVERIRALDRAARALWKKRKLGDDESFDAVFAALCERYDGPEWDLELLRNAVEIEIAEELEVSIQAIRVELDAQLLGREVETPVLESDRDSDTPEERVPSSNADTAKPISAAKGKTPGDSRGNNADKVSKGEVPPPQRPSLVIAPDPSEEDSEEQPSNPIESEAGSIVSSITPSQPASTDLKSLRARAWTLAARLAQRNGIGGLVVPLSGKGLGFILRDVPDSSLADQLDADTLGQVSMLWWHLAACAEMTVAPLDAVIATLSDDSILRQALENQDAGLLFNSVWTLDPGHTGYRLWRQLGEQDWQDLLNLMDTYRRIHRAAEASQVRLWE
- the radC gene encoding DNA repair protein RadC; the protein is MKSTDDRFAGLKPSELNDVEKQSVVMLAMNVLAIKHRAGRTLSSPVETRNFLRLRLADYRNEVFGCLFLDNRHRIIAVRELFQGTIDGASVHPRVVVQQAMEVNAAAMVFFHNHPSGVAEPSRADEMLTRRLKEALALVDVRVLDHFVVSGGESVSFAERGLL